One Lycium ferocissimum isolate CSIRO_LF1 unplaced genomic scaffold, AGI_CSIRO_Lferr_CH_V1 ctg226, whole genome shotgun sequence DNA window includes the following coding sequences:
- the LOC132043289 gene encoding bifunctional bis(5'-adenosyl)-triphosphatase/adenylylsulfatase FHIT — MEGDNSYMFGPYKIDNKEVFYSTHLSYALVNLRPLLPGHVLVCPRREVQRFAELTADETSDLWLTAQKVGKQLESYHKASSLTFAIQDGPQAGQTVPHVHIHIIPRKSGDFEKNDEIYDALDVKEKEMKQSLDLDKERKDRGIEEMAEEADEYRKLF; from the exons ATGGAGGGGGATAATTCTTATATGTTTGGACCATACAAGATTGACAATAAAGAAGTGTTCTACTCTACTCATTTGTCTTATGCCTTGGTCAACCTCCGCCCTCTTCTTCCTGG ACATGTGCTTGTCTGCCCAAGACGTGAAGTACAGCGCTTTGCTGAGCTTACTGCTGATGAGACTAGTGACTTGTGGCTTACAGCACAAAAAGTTGGCAAGCAACTTGAGTCATACCACAAGGCATCTTCTCTGACATTTGCAATCCAA GATGGACCCCAGGCAGGACAAACAGTTCctcatgttcatattcacatcatCCCGCGCAAAAGtggtgattttgaaaagaatgaTGAGATTTATGATGCT CTGGACGTGAAGGAGAAGGAGATGAAGCAGTCACTTGATTTGGACAAGGAAAGGAAAGACAGAGGCATTGAGGAGATGGCTGAAGAGGCAGATGAATATAGAAAACTTTTCTAG